Part of the Ptychodera flava strain L36383 unplaced genomic scaffold, AS_Pfla_20210202 Scaffold_77__1_contigs__length_564769_pilon, whole genome shotgun sequence genome, GATGCCTGCCTCATCGAAAAAATGAACGCTGAGAGGGTCCAGTTGGGTGACTGCATCAATATACAGCATAATCCTCTGTAAATTCCGTTCAGTCAGCTGTTCAGCAGGAATACTTTGTATCTTCTTGTATGAGTAATTCAGATCTCTCCTGAGAATTTCGTATATCGTTCTGCATGCTGGGAGAGTCTCTTCCGTGCAAATGCTTTCACGAAGGAGTTCTGCCCGTATCTCAGAGGCAGTGATCGATGCTTTTTTGAATTTGAGAAATTCGACAAATTCAACTACGTCCGGCAAGCATTTTGATCGGGGAGCTCCAGGTATCTTCTGCCGCAAAACGGAACCTGTCCTGGTAAAGAGGGTTAACACGTTCTGAACCGTAGACTTTGGCGTATTCAGCTGTTCAGCGATCTGACGCACACTGTTTCCAGCCGTAGACAAATCAATAATTTTCAGTCGCATATCGATATTGAGACGGGTCGACATCTCTGTCAGTTGAAGTTTTATTTGAAAGATGCAACAGTATTTAGTGTCATGTGACAAAACGGAGACGGATGCATTTTCTTTGGAGGGGCGTCCGCACTAGACTTCAGTACATTTAGCGTCAATTTAAGGATTAAATCACATTACGTCAATGTGCAATTTCCACTTACATTTCTAAGTTATAATTGTCTTCACTTAGGTAAAATACTTGTGGTATTTCTAAATTGATTTTATCCTGAGAGACGGTGCCGCTGGAAACGCGTTCGAcctaatcacaaaatagtttattCCAGATAAGGAATGGTGAGACTTGCCGACGGCCGTTTGGTCGTGTGTGAAAGCGGAAAGTCACTAGGTATAGCTGGGTAAATTGTCTCTATAACCGATATAAATGTATGGACCCTTTTTACTGTGGTTTGACATTAAAACCTgtaagaaaatgcaaaatttaggTGCGCGTACGCTATACTTATTCATGATACGGATCCTCAATAAGAGAGACTGTGTTACTGAAGGCACGCATTCAGTTATATTCTGGATATTGTGTTAAACCTCTACAAAACTTTCATGGTGCGCATCGCATCGCAGCATCTCTTTTTACCTCCACAATCGCCGGTTGCACTCTCTATGcaattcaaaagttacaaaattgTGCTGAAATGATCACTTCTCCTGGACTCAAGCATAAACTCCTTTATTGTTGTTTGCGTGGATACCACGAATGTGGCCAGATGTGAGAACCTGGACATAAAATTTTGCCGCCATTCACCTCGCGAATGTTGCGCCAGCCACTCTATTTGGAAGAAACCACAGTTGACTCATTCACGATACAAGAAGTAGACACAAACAAAAGgggattttattgaaattcaagaGAGCACTAAATGAGACCACAAGTGTAGCTtacaaatatctttattttttagTGAAGTTTCTGATATTCACCTGAATATCATTATTATCTTCACTCGTTTTGAATCCCACCAAGCAACAAGCAGCCACCCCTATACTGAATTACTCAAACCCAGATAAGCTTTATTGCAACATCTCAAAGTGTCTGCAGCTGACTGAAACATAAAACGATATCGCTGACAAGTTAACAAAGTCACTGGCGAATTACAAAGGGAAATAGCAATATGCCTCGCAATACAGCTGGGTACTTGCCTAATTAGGTGTCCAGTTTCTATTCGCGCTCGCTGTAATACTACTGTGTCGGGCCGTTTAGTGATTTTTCAAGTAGTTCAGAACAGAAAGGAAGCTGAACCCTGATCAAATACCATTCTGATTTTATTAACAATATCCGTATTTCACAACAATTTATATATTTAGACGATAAGGACTTTTCTCTGTGATATGATGAGTAAAAGTACTTATAAAGGGTCTTCCCTTGATAGATATTTGGGATATTATGCACATTACCCTTTGATTTCATGCGGCGGCTCACAACAAGACAAAGATTCAGCTTCAAGTTGCCACTCATAGATTTAATAATCGAAGCATTGATATTGTATATTATTGTCTAAATACATGGCTTTATATGTCAAAGAGCAGATGGCCATTTGCTCGACGCTAGGAGAGCAAAGAGTCTCCTGcagcgagggcacataaacccatgtattcaggtagtaatattttattacatgcctcttcacagttaaacctatgtgacatttagttacatacaAGGTgtactcaaacaattttaccataatCGACCAGCaccaaaatagcagtgcgcgcatatAGCGTTATgcatctactttgacgtcgaaaacgccGTAGGGCTT contains:
- the LOC139128909 gene encoding paired box protein 1 homolog; amino-acid sequence: MSTRLNIDMRLKIIDLSTAGNSVRQIAEQLNTPKSTVQNVLTLFTRTGSVLRQKIPGAPRSKCLPDVVEFVEFLKFKKASITASEIRAELLRESICTEETLPACRTIYEILRRDLNYSYKKIQSIPAEQLTERNLQRIMLYIDAVTQLDPLSVHFFDEAGIKRTTANRQYGHSSIGQRAFEVQRYTSDVNFTLNLLHCARGVSYFSILDGPSNGLEMVHFFEEALEMVDDQGQQILSPGDTVVWTTVVSPRALCRDKLAPTTE